The Acinonyx jubatus isolate Ajub_Pintada_27869175 chromosome D1, VMU_Ajub_asm_v1.0, whole genome shotgun sequence genome includes a window with the following:
- the NAA40 gene encoding N-alpha-acetyltransferase 40: protein MGRKSSKAKEKKQKRLEERAAMDAVCAKVDAANRLGDPLEAFPVFKKYDRNGLNVSIECKRVSGLEPATVAWAFDLTKTNMQTMYEQSEWGWKDREKREEMTDDRAWYLIAWESSSVPVAFSHFRFDVECGDEVLYCYEVQLESKVRRKGLGKFLIQILQLMANSTQMKKVMLTVFKHNHGAYQFFREALQFEIDDSSPSMSGCCGEDCSYEILSRRTKFGDSQHPHAGGHCGGCCH, encoded by the exons ATGGGG AGGAAGTCAAGCAAAGCAAAGGAGAAGAAGCAGAAGCGGTTGGAGGAACGAGCAGCTATGGATGCCGTCTGTGCCAAAGTGGACGCCGCCAACAGG cTTGGAGACCCTTTAGAGGCTTTCCCAGTGTTCAAGAAATATGATCGAAATGG GTTAAACGTCTCCATTGAGTGTAAGCGAGTGTCCGGACTGGAACCAGCCACCGTGGCCTGGGCCTTCGACCTGACCAAAACCAACATGCAGACCAT GTACGAGCAAAGCGAGTGGGGCTGGAAGGACCGAGAGAAACGGGAGGAAATGACAGACGACCGAGCCTGGTACCTCATTGCTTGGGAAAGCAGTTCCGTCCCTGTGGCCTTTTCTCACTTCCGGTTTGACGTGGAGTGCGGAGATGAAGTCCTGTACTG CTATGAAGTGCAGTTGGAAAGCAAGGTGCGGCGGAAAGGCCTGGGGAAGTTCCTCATACAGATCCTGCAGCTCATGGCCAATAG CACACAGATGAAGAAAGTTATGTTAACTGTATTTAAACACAATCATGGCGCCTACCAGTTCTTCCGAGAAGCACTGCA ATTTGAAATCGATGACTCTTCCCCCAGCATGTCTGGGTGCTGTGGAGAGGACTGCTCCTATGAGATCCTGAGCCGGAGGACCAAGTTTGGGGACAGCCAGCACCCCCACGCGGGCGGGCACTGTGGTGGCTGCTGCCACTGA
- the LOC106981758 gene encoding cytochrome c oxidase subunit 8A, mitochondrial, whose translation MSVLTPLLLRGLTGLTRRLPVQRAQIYSKPPQEQLGTMEVAIGLTSCFVCFLLPSGWVLSHLESYKKRE comes from the exons ATGTCTGTACTGACCCCGCTGCTGCTGAGGGGCCTGACAGGCCTAACCCGGCGGCTCCCGGTGCAGCGTGCTCAGATCTATTCCAAGCCTCCGCAGGAGCAGCTCGGGACCATG GAAGTCGCCATCGGGCTCACCTCCTGCTTCGTGTGTTTCCTCCTGCCGTCGGGCTGGGTCCTGTCACATCTGGAGAGCTACAAGAAGCGGGAGTGA